The sequence CAGCCAATGGCCTTCTTCGATTCCGAGATCGTCCAGGACGAGGCCAAGCGGCTGTTTCTCGACTACCAGCAACTGATGCAGATCGGTGGCGACTACGGCAAGTTCGATCGCGAAGGCAAGAAGCTCTACATCGAGCAGATGGAGGCGATGATGGATCGCTACCGGGTGTTCATGAAGCGGTTCGAGCTCTCGGAGGACTTCCAGGCCAAGCTCACGGTGGAGCAGCTCCGCACCCAGCTGGGCCAGTTCGGTCTCACGCCGGAAGCGATGTTTGAGCAGATGCACCACACCCTGGAGCGGATGAAGGGCCAGCTCGAAGCCCAGACCTGACCAGCCATGGCCTCCGCTTCCAGCTGAGGCAGTGCCGGGGCCCGGGGCCTGCCTACGATCCGCCGCTGAGCGGGGCAGGTCGATGGCTGAGCACACAGTGGAGCTTCCGACCTGGTTGGAGCGGGGCCTCGCCGACCTGTTCCCAGCCGTCGCTCCCGCGACGTCTGCGGGAGCGGACCCGGATGCAGACAACTGTCTGGCCCTGCGCCTGCAGGAGGCCGAGCGGGAGGGACGCCCGCTGAGGATCAAGCTGGGCATCGACCCCACGGGCACCGACATCCACCTGGGCCACGCGATCCTGTTCCGCAAGCTGCGGGCCTTCCAGGACGCCGGCCACACGGCGGTGCTGATCCTGGGGGACTTCACGGCCCGGATCGGTGACCCCACCGGCAAGAGCGCAACCCGGGTGCAGCTCAGTGCTGCCGCCGTGGAAGCCAATGCCGCCACTTACCTGAGCCAGCTGGGCCAGGGCCAGCCCCCGGAACGCTCCCTGCTCGACTTCGACACCCCAGGGCGGCTGGAAGTGCGCCGCAACGGCGAGTGGCTGGCCGATCTCGATCTCCCCGCCGTGATCGACCTGCTCGCCACCTCCACCGTGGGCCAGATGCTGGCCAAGGACGACTTCTCCAGGCGCTACGGCTCCGGCACGCCGATTTCCCTGCACGAATTCCTCTACCCGCTGCTGCAGGGCTACGATTCCGTGGCGATCCAGGCCGATCTGGAGCTGGGCGGCACCGACCAGAAGTTCAACGTGGCCATGGGGCGCGACCTGCAGCGCCACTTCGGCCAGCGCCCCCAGTTCGGCCTGCTGTTGCCGATCCTTCCGGGCCTCGACGGGGTGCAGAAGATGAGCAAGAGCCTGGGCAACACCGTGGGTCTCGACGAGGACCCGCTGTCGATGTACGCGAAGCTGGAGAAGCTTCCCGATGCCCTGGTGGGGGATTACCTCACGCTGC is a genomic window of Cyanobium sp. NS01 containing:
- a CDS encoding DUF1825 family protein codes for the protein MAFFDSEIVQDEAKRLFLDYQQLMQIGGDYGKFDREGKKLYIEQMEAMMDRYRVFMKRFELSEDFQAKLTVEQLRTQLGQFGLTPEAMFEQMHHTLERMKGQLEAQT
- the tyrS gene encoding tyrosine--tRNA ligase, with the translated sequence MAEHTVELPTWLERGLADLFPAVAPATSAGADPDADNCLALRLQEAEREGRPLRIKLGIDPTGTDIHLGHAILFRKLRAFQDAGHTAVLILGDFTARIGDPTGKSATRVQLSAAAVEANAATYLSQLGQGQPPERSLLDFDTPGRLEVRRNGEWLADLDLPAVIDLLATSTVGQMLAKDDFSRRYGSGTPISLHEFLYPLLQGYDSVAIQADLELGGTDQKFNVAMGRDLQRHFGQRPQFGLLLPILPGLDGVQKMSKSLGNTVGLDEDPLSMYAKLEKLPDALVGDYLTLLTDLDPAALGAGCRERQQAMALAITAQRHGLAAAEQAQRDAAALVAGAEAAQVPEASLAAVSFPATAFYLLRALGLCASSSEARRQIQGGGVRLDGEKLSDPNQTFAAPDDLAGRVLQLGRKTFRRLVPG